ggaagttcctcattttttgttatatatactccattgttagcgtgtagaaaaagaaaatgcttcctcctagtggtttcctgacatctgggacccacgacattgtcagcgttTATAGTCactagacaagagaacaacacaagatcggctgacacctgggacgtagttgctcgagcaatattttttttattgttgagacggagcagggtttcaactgggctgtggcccgtctagcccagcttatattttacgttcaccacatgaccagcccagctattttttctttgtgaaaatgagcgcagtttattttttctgaagaatacccaatccaggcctacttatttttctacgccctgatgggctgcaactctttcaagacggctgcaaatcttgaaagtaatatgaaatgggctgtaaatataaaaaacagacggcaaattgacaattactttataatttctgattttttttcacattttcagattccaatttcactgggctttaatttaaatatatcttcaaagtactttaaatctggctcgacattttggtattaaaaatagtttggaccccacaaaaatatgcaaaatttcgtttaaatttttaaccctggccctggccaacaaaaaaaggactgcaataaattgcataagaagttgcaatgagctgtaaattattaaaaaatagggaatgatttgacttgtgggcctattaagttgatgcgcatgcaatatttttttacttattatatacgtcaacaaacgattctagcagacgtaaccgttggatgtcaatccaacggccgtcgtgcttcttcaatctctgatcttcttgctccactcaccaaatccagcgccggcgggaccgcctgctcccgcctcccgtggccggttgtgctgccgcgcaggcctcaccgccccctactactcccaccgctggccagactatccctctactcacccacatccctccgcTGCTatggcttcgccgcctccgggtcattcccttcccgtctcgctgtcgtccatcgcgctggtgttctcggcacggcgtggtcaacgttgtcaacaaacgacaacatcggaagagggatgtacatggagaggctgacagttgggacccacatggtccatggccgcacgcaagaaagtacctccttattatgccGAAAATAATGAATACTCCCAATGACAGCtgcgacccaccagctatatcttggcacggaaggaagtgcctccttattaagcgaaaaataacgagtgctccccatgacagctggggcccaccagatttggaggctaacttgtggccctactaagttgacgcgtacaaaggatttgtcaacttagtcaacaaacgattttatcaccagtgaccgttggattgttaacatccaatggtcgtcctgcttcttcaacctctgattttcttgctccagccgtccaaaccaccgcgtactcctgcctcccgtggccggctgtgctgccgcggaggcctcaccgtcccctactactcacactgttggccaggccatccctctactcacccacaccccctgttattttgcggcgacggcagcctcacaccgcagccgaaccagtcaaccctcatactaccCTTCGCATGTTCCCAGGCTCCACGTCGTTCCCtacctcaccgtcgtccaccgcctggtgctgtccgtgcggcgtggtcaacgtggacaACGAACAATAACcgtcagaagagtactgtacgaggtgaggctgacagatggacccaccagctacatcttcacacgcaaggaagtgcctccatattacgcgcaaaaaaagaataccccccctgtcaactcggacccaccacctacatcttcgcgcgcaaggaagtgcctccttatcctccctgtcAGTCGGGACTCACCCGGTCGAagctacgtagcgttgtcattctggtcgcaaacatgtgcgtacatactggtccatcggtctttctgccacgatgaaccatggccgagtaaggagcggtagttgttcacgcagtcccgtctatatcatgtacacgtacgtacgtacatacgggcggggtctcgaacgcctactcgcggatACGTAcgaccatggctcgtgtacatggagaggcagcgacggcgtcctgttcatcggcagccaaccggcttggtcggaaccgggaaactgcgtcgtcgtgttcatcgggaggcaacgaaatgcgtcgtgttcatcgggaggcaacgaaatgcgccgtgttcatcgggagccaaccggcttggatggaacagccaaaacgaggactggcgtaccgcaaaacggaggaaacaaccttgtgttcgaccacctacgatcgaaacggaatcctgttcagcgggagggtgtggcgtaccgcaaaatggaggaaacagacttctcttcgacctcctacggtcgaaacggagtcttgttgatcggaaggggggtgtggcgtaccgcaaaacagaggaaacatacttctcttcgacctcctaaggtcgaaacaggggtcctgttcatcgggaggggtgtggtgtaccgcaaaatgggactccacgggctactgttcatccaccgtctactgcctcgctccagcctccacgggctacttttcatccaccgtcgacctcctccagcctccacctgcgactgttcatccacggcgtctccctcttGCCTCCACCAGgcactgttcatccatcctccatcgctcctccaccggctactgttcaaccaaccctctccacggggtcttgttcaaccacccctccacgggttactgtttatccagcccttcgccggctactgttcaaccagccctccaccggctgctgttcatccagccctccacggggtcctgttcatccacccccaaccggctcgatcggggtcctgttcatccagcggcaatggcctctagctactaccacagggtcctattcatccaacccccaacaacgctcactgttcatcaagaggcagcaggttcgatcggcttcagttagcaggagtagcgaaggaatcgctcgatcgggttcagttaacagccagatcgatcgatcgcttgggttcagtaggtGATTTGCTGTTTCCTATTCCAACACTGAAACAGACACACTTTCTCGTCGGATTGATTTTTGTTTCCCGACCTATATACTAATACGTACACTTCTTTTTTAGGTGATATATACGAACATGTTATAGCACATCGTTTTGGTATGTTCATGTGTTGAATCTTGTACATGTCAAGGGCTAAAACCTGTACATCCTATAATTGTAGTAACTTTTTTATGTAATGTCATGTAGATCTACTTTTAAATCTCAATCGTCAATCTTTATGATTAACACAAAATCAACGAATATAAAAGAATGACGTATGTAGAGTTATGAAAGCCTCATCCCTTTAATATCATGTATAGATAACACAGTAATCAGTGTAACATGGTAGTTTTTTTAGATCAAAACCAACTTTGTGATAGGTTTtaagaaaatttcaaaaaatgacaGTTTTTCGAACCCTAGCCCGAGTTGTGGTAGTATTATGCTATTTACTCACAAATCTAAGTAAATGCTAAATTTACATGAATCGCAGTTGTGCTTCACAAGTATAATTTTCATTAAATTCGTAGTATGCATGAACTTTTTTTTCCTGTAACGCACATGCATGTATATTCTAGTAAAATAAATTGAACCACAAAAAGTCATATATTAAGATACAAAGGTAGTAATAATTTAAAAACTAATCAGTTTTAGAAGTTGATTGGTATGCTGGGCTTTTATTTTGTCTCATCATATCTGGGTTATCCAGATGTTGAGGTGCGTCCAACATCCTAAAACCCTGGATGAAACCCTTAATTCGAAATGGGGCATCCCTGAAGTCCTAAACCCCCGTGAAGAAAAACCCAGATAACCCCGCGCAAACGAACCGAAAGCGATAAGGTTCTTCGGCGCGTCGCCACCCTCTCGTCTCCCTCCCTCCCGCCTGTTCTCCCCTTCCGCTCCTCCTACTCCACAGCCCGTGCCCCACCCTCgagctcgcctcgcctcgcctcccctcCTACGGCCTGGAGATGCTCGCGAGTCCcaccacgctccaccatctcctcctcCCGGCGCCGCCGCATCTCGCCTTCGCTCTcccgcacgccgcgccgccgctcCACGCGTGGCTTCCTCTCTCCCGCGTGGCGCCGCCGCGCGTCGCGGCACTCACGCATGGCTCCTCGTGCCGAATGCGACGGAGGGGTACGAGGGCTAAAGTTGTGGCTGCCGGAGGAGACGAGGCGAGCAGCTCCGGCCCGACCAAGTTCTCCGTGAAAATTCCCGTCGGCGACCGCCACGTGAGCCGCGAACCTATACCCTTTCTGTACTTCCCGTTTGCGCGCGCAATGCTCTGTTAAGTGTCTGCGCATTGCAGTATTGGGATTTTGAACTCTGTCGCGCGACATTTTCACACGGTTGTTTCAACGTGCACCTCTCCAATGTGAATTGTAGTGCACGCATTATGCGAACGTGGGTTCCTAAGTGCTAAGCGCGTATGTATACCTAATTAAACTATAAGTGCAGTTCCTAAGTTGTCCTTAAATGTTCAAAGCTAATACCTATGGTAATGGTACTATGTCGTTATGTGCTCACTGTTATTCGTCTGGGAGTTTTTACAGTTTGTATATATGTTTTTGCTTCAGTTGTTTGACACAGCGTGAGAATGTCTTTTTAACTGGATTGGTTCTTTTTgcgcaaaataataataataactggATTGGTTCTTTTGGTCTCTCAGATATTAGTGGAAACAGGACACATTGGGAGGCAAGCCAGTGCTTCTGTAATGGTCACAGATGGCGAAACAGTAAGTGGTTGAAATTTAGTATCTACCTCACGTTCTTCTTCGCACACGCGAGTCACATATGAAATAATATAGCTGGTCTAAACACCGAAATTTTGAAATGCATGATATAGACTACTCAATCCATTGACTGGGCACCAATGATTTGATGTTGTGGTGGTAGAATGGGTTCTGATTTTCTCAGGAGTTCTAGGGGGAGCGTTTGACGATTCAGTTGTCCTATTATGACTATACGGCAATTTTTGTGTAATTGGCTAGATTTATATTTGTACTATGCCTTGTGTAGCTACCTGTCTCAAAGATCCAATTATCAGTGGTAGACTAGTAGTTTTCATGTTCCGTAATGTACTCAATTCATGCCGTGGGCAGAGCAGGAATCTGAACACCCTTGAACATTTTCCACACTTTAGGCTCCCATGAATTTGTTGCTGTTTGTAATTCTGTGCTTGAGCGTGCATTGCAACAAGATAAACCTGCCTTGTTCCTTATGTCATCGTCTCATTCTCATAATTTCGTCATGTCAGTTCCAGGGGACACCAAATTTTCCTATGCATACCACCATTTAAACGTACTCTTTTTTAACTAAGACAGATCTGATGATCATCGCTATTTTCCAGTAGCGTCAAAACTTTTGCATCCCTAACTTAAATCTCTAATTGCACTGCAGATCGTCTACTGTTCTGTTTGTATGGCTGATACTCCAAGCGATCCTTCTGATTTTTTCCCAATGTCGGTTCACTATCAGGAGCGCCTTTCAGCTGCTGGAAGAACTAGGTACAGAAACCCAAAGTAGTTCTTGCCGTTTGTGTCATCAACTATCACCTGTGTTTTGTGTATTTTCATTcactgtactcttattttttatccAATGCAGTGGTGGTTTTTTTAAACGAGAAGGAAGGGCAAAAGACCACGAGGTTCACTATAAGAACTTTTGCTATATTGCTTTGTTTTACTTGTCGGTTCATTatagtttctttctttctttaattGCAGGTTTTAGTATGTAGATTGATAGACAGGCCTCTACGCCCTACTATGCCCAAGGGGTTCTACTACGAAACTCAGATTCTATCCTGGGTAATCCAATGATTTTTTTGTGTACATACATAAATTATACCATCATTTTTGAGCTTGAGCACAATGTGTCATCAATTCCATCTATTACTTATTTTTCATTTGCGTGCTTTATTATTCATATGATCAACAAATAAATTCTTCTTATTGCAGGTTTTCAGTTATGATGGTATCCATTCCCCAGATTGCGTGGCTGTGACAGCTGCTGGTATCGCCATGTAGGTTTAATGAAAATATTGGATTAATCAAGTATTCTGTGGATTTTGACCCAAAAAAGTATTTCAGCTGCTCTTATTTATCACCAAGCTATCTTTGCAGGGCACTCTCTGAAGTTCCAAATAAACAAACAATTGCTGGCGTAAGAATCGGTATGATTAATGATCAGTTTGTTGTTAACCCAACCACTGAACAAATGGAGGACTCGGAATTGGATTTGATGATGGCTGGGACCGATAGTGCTATATTGATGATAGAGGTTTGTGCTCAAGTTTTGTTTACAGTTGCACATATACTTTCCCCAGCCCATTTTGCTTAAAGAAAAGAATCTTGAAGAAAAGAATATTCACATATTGGTCCGGTGTTTGCCTATCAGTCTCTTAAGTCTTCTAGTTTTCTTGATAGTTAGTTGGGTATTAATTCTCCCGAGATGAGAAGTTGACATAGTTTTTATCACTGGTTtataagcatgtacattacgagATCTAAGCTTTACTAGTACGACGCCACGCTGCTATTTTTGTGACAACAGCTCGCTAGCAGTTATGTTAAACCTTGTTTGGTTTGCGCTAATTTTTCCCCTTACCCAGCATTTTCTTACTGAATCGGCGGCCCATGAATTGGCCAAATTTCAAATCTGGCAAGAAAATGAATAAGCAGGCCAAGGAGAGTGAACCTCTCTGGAATTTGGGCAGGAAACCACATGCATGCTAAATGTGGTTAACCAGACCAAATGTGGCATAATGGAAGCTTTATTACTGCAATGAAAAAATGCGCACATGGTCTAACACCTATTCCTCGATCCTTTTCCGTGGTTCCGCTCACAATGATCTTTGCTAGGGGCTAGGGACCTTTATATAGTGCAAATTCCAGTTTAATTCAAACTGTACAAAATTGCAGATAAGTGTCCAGATTTAATCTGTTTAAATGAAGACTCCAGATTAACTTAACCAAGCATGCTCATTAGTAGATATTTACATGATTTTTTAACTTAACAGTAAATGAAGACTCCAGATTTACATGGGTAGCATACCATACCCTTATACTCCATCCGATCCAAATTAATCTGGATCCGAGGGAGTACTGTTTTTTATTATGCTTCTCTGCTCTTGATTCTAAAGATCTATCAATTTAGGTGAACCATGCTGTCTTCTGTGATAGTTCAGTTATCTTGATCATTTCACCGTCCTAGTTATTATTTACTGTTAATACCATGTCTTGATTTCTGAGTTCTGACTAGTTCTTAGTAGGGATTCTGTGACTTCCTCACAGAGGAAAAGCTGCTTCAAGCTGTTGAAACAGGACAGGTTAGCTCATGACGTCTCGTTATGCTATTCTTTTGATATAGTTTTTTTTTGCTATCCACAGGGTAGTTTGACAAAATATGTGTCCATCTTATTGCAAGATGCACACTTAGCAGTTAATAGCGTAGTTAATCAGCAACTACAAGAAATGAGCAAGTCATTGCTCAAATATTTGATTCCTTTTTTCTGTACAAATTCTTGATGTTAGCTTTTCAGATTAGGGGTCTGCGGACCCTCTAATTTCTAGTTACCTTTTAAGGGCAAGGTGCAGTTATTTTACCTGTATAAGGTCAAGGACAGTGAACTCAAATTAGCGAAGACTTCCTCTACCGAGAGAACCAGGAGTTTATTCAACTGGAAACATTTTCTTAGAAGATCTGCTCTCCGCTAattattttatattacatattttTGCTCTAGACACACCGCTCAGCTGATATGATCACCGCCATCTCTTTCGCCCATCTCTTACAATAAATACTAGTTCCCTCCAAAAATATATTAAACTTTTGCGTTTATTGTCTTCTCAGGCCTCATTTtggtcattttatttttattttccttactTTGTGATTCTAACCTAAGTAAAAATCAGGTGGCGATTCGAGAAATCTGCAAGGCAATCGATGTTCTTGTCCAGACTTGTGGGAAGAAGAAAATGGTTGAGGCTATCAATTTACCACCTGCTGAACTCTACAGGCATGTTGAAGTATGAACATACTGTAGCCCTTTATTAAATCAAATGTACAGTCTTTTGACTTTGGTAGGTATATGCAACCTTTTCAAGTTCTTAATAATAGGTTTATAGTAGATGAAAACAGCAACCGTGTTacttttttttatagttttttctgGTGACTAGTGAGCAGTTGCTGACTTGCTGTGGGCCTGTGGCTAAAAATCTCAGATACTGATCCTTTTTTATCCTCTCTCCCGACATGTTTTATCATTTTCACTTAGTGGCACAATCGCTGCTCCTTGATATTAAACTGTCTGTATTGTTGTTGTCTCAGATTCTTCCTACAGGCTGTAAAATTGTCAGGTAGGCTGAGAGGTTTTTCATGGTGTTCAGATCTTACATATGTCCTCTTCAATTGTATAGTTTATTTCAGACTCACAAAAAAACTTATTTCAGGCTACGTGCGCATCTACTCTGGTCTTCTATTCGATGTTGAATTGTATCTACATATGCGTTCATGTGTTTTAGCTTCCCAAGGGTGCCAGTGCTAAATTAGCTGTGCTGGATAGAAATGTTTGTTCTAGTAATATGTGAACACCAACAGTGTTAAATCCCAGTTAGAAAAAAATGATTGAAATACAACATGCTTTCTCCTCCCACGGCGGTATTTTGCCATTGTCGTTTAATCCGCTTTTCTTTCATAAAAAATTAAGCTAAGTGTATCATACTTCACGTCTTCGATGCACTCATTGCTGATTTCAACTGCTAATTGTTTTCAGGATATTTCTGGAGATGAGTTGGTGAAGGcattgcaaataaaagaaaaaattCCCCGTAGAAAAGCTCTTTCAGCATTGGAGGAGAAAGTAATAATGATACTTTCAGAGCAGGGTTACGTGTCCAAAGATGAGTTATCTGGACCCATTGAAAATTTAGCTGATATTgtcgaggaggaagatgaggacgaagTTATAGAGGATGGTGAAGTGGATGAAGGTGACGTTCACATCAAGCCAGTGTCGAGAAAGCCCCACCGTCAGGTGATGATCATTATTTTGTTCTCATTGAATATGTCCTACAGCCTTTTTTTCCCCTATATCATCTTATTGGAGTGAACTTGAAATTCTATTTGTTATTTTCTGTGGCACTGTTTTTAGCTTACCATCCATCTCATGCACAATTGATTAtctgttgcttttactgatctACACTGTTTCTTCTGTGTAGTTATTCTCAGAAGTTGATGTCAAGTTAGTCTTCAAGGAAGTTTCATCCAAATATCTGCGAAGGCGGATTGTAGAGGTAAATGTTATTGCTAGGATGCTTCGTTATATCTATTACAGCATTTGTTGGGTAGGAAGTTTTCACTTGCATATTGCCTTCCTGTTTGCAACTTCGCAATGCTATAGCGGATTGTAATCTGGGAATTCAGTCACGGTGAATAATCagatacaaaacatgataatctgcAAAGTCAAGGTGATGTTATGTCTAGGCACTCCCTCTGGTACTTTTTTCTCTTCGCCTAACTCAAATCATGCATACCACGGAGCTCCACTTTTGGTTGAATTTGGACTCTTTTGCCCCTGCGGTGGGTGGCTAGCGAAGATCCGGAGATCTGAGAAGGTGAATACGCCTGACAGTTACTTtgctccttcctcctctgcatgcgCTTCGGGTTCCTTGTTTTCCCCCTCCCTTTGCATGTGCTCGAGCTGGCACGCCATGGCGCACGATCTCCCGTAGCAAATGGCGGTGAATCAGTTTCATAAACCGGCGCCAAAAGATTCAAACGAAAATGAAGAAAATAACGTGCTCCTCTCCCGCTCCTTCGAAACTGAATTGGGTGCGGTTCTACTGCCCGAAATTTAGAATGGCGCCATTGAAGTAAAAAAACTGAGAAGCTCCCTATAAATCCAATGCTCTCCATCTCCTCAGTTAGCaattctcttcttgttgtcttgcaCATCTCTCCTGCCTTCTTCATTTATGTCATGCGTCATCCATAGTTCATAGACTAGGGCGTTGCAGATCACATCCATGGCGACGACGGCATCAGCGGAACTCGCCATGCACACTGGTCGTGTGCAGCACGCTGACGCCTCAGGCGGAAACATAACAGGGGGCGCGAGCCATGTGGGAGTGAGGGTGCTCGGCCCGCCGGTCATGTGTAGCACGCCGGCGTTTCGGGCGGAAGCAGAATAGGCGGCCAGAGCATGCGGGAGTGGTGGTGCTCGGCCTACCGGCAGTGTGCAGGACCCCGGCGACCTGGGCGGAAGCGGTAGTGGTGCTGCTCTACCTGGGCCATCGGACTCCATTAATGGCGTTGGAGCAGCAGCAACCTGTAATGCCGGTCGTGGCTACGGTGCATGCTTCAATGTTGGAAATTGCGTAAGCATTGATGGCAGGTAGTTAATGCAGCGGTGCATGCAGAGCTGTGAGTTCAGGGGTAGCATTGGAAGAAGAGGTAAAATATGCTAACAAGCAGACTAATAGGGGAAAAACCGAAAAATCTAAGACGCAaagaaaaaaggaccggagggagtagtcAGAACTAAGAAATACAGTATGGGCACAGTATTCTGTAAGAATTAGAAAATCAGATAGAATCTAGTTCTACTTAAAAGGGCTGGCTTTCTTGTAGTGCGGCATTTAGATCATTAAGACAATTCATAGTTTCATACGCCTTGAAAATGATTTCATGAATGTTGCATGATAGTCCAGGCAGAAGTACAAATATGACCATATTATAATCCCCTCCAGTTGACTTCCCGTAAGAAGAAAATGTTGAAAATACAGTTGTGCCTGGTAGGAGGCACAGTTGTTATGGAAAAGTGGGTTAGTTGCATGACAGTAGTAGAGACTGTCTATGTACAGAATAGGGCTGCTGCATCACACAGCACTAAGTGCAGCAATGCCTGTGGGGCATGGCCTCTATCCATTAATAGTTTGATTTAATAGTTGCAGGGTTTAGATTTTGGAATACATTACCTTGTAAGACTTTTACTAGGACCGATAGACTGAGAACTGAGAGCTAGCAAATGGCTGGAGTTCAAGGTGCTGAATCCGCCCACTCGTGTTCAAGTCCGCTATGCGGACTCCGCTTGGGTACTATCTTAATTTGTGGAGAGGTGTCACTTCTATCTAACAGCAGACAGTTAAAGGAGGGACCCTTCCCCGTTTAGCCAACGTTTTTTAGGATCGATAGACTTTCTACTTAAACCTTTCTGTGGTATATGCTACTGTTATTATTCATGTCTTTCCTGAATGTGTTCAAACTTCAGGGTGAAAAGCGAAGCGATGGACGGAGTGCCTGTGAGCTTCGCCCCATTAATTCTCAATGTGGAATACTCCCACGGGCACATGGTAGTGCACTGTTCACAAGGGGAGAAACACAGGTAAGGTAATACACTTAATTTGACAGTCTAATGCAACTGATATTCCTCACAACTTAACCTTTTGGTATCATTTTCTTCTTGCATATGATGCTTATTGTCTCACTAATCCTCAAATTAACCGGGCAACTCTCTTCTTATAATGCAATGGTGGAACTCCCGCCCCAGTTGTTGGTTTCGTTTTCATAATCGTGTCACTAATCCTATTTGATCCCTCCTGCTGCTTTAGGAATCTTGCATTTGTATTTTATTCACATAATGTGGTATATTTGTATGAACCACAAATTGATTTCTTATGCAGTCAATACTTGTTGCCACTTTGTGTAGATCTAGTAGTTTTTGCGGAGTAATTTCAATTTGTGTAGCACTTTATTGCAATTTTGTGACGCATGAGTGTAGAcatttagagcatctacagccggacctctcaaacccgcctcatacgcctgggcgggccgcccggtcactgtccagtcacgattttttgacccagacgcccccctcaaacggccctcaaacgcccgggctgaccggcaccccccatatccagcccaaatatggggcggatatgggggcgcccgggtgtgcccgccacgtcggacctggcccacccgaccccacataaaatcctccccatccgctcgccggaccaaaccctagccacttcactcccctcccctccactcccctccgccacccaaGCTCGTCTTCGTCTCCTTCCGGTcgtctccggcatggcgggcagcggatccgagtccttcacctccagatccgtTGACCTTAGCTCATCCCAcgcggccccgaggaggagatggccgtccgGCTTGCGCTCCACCGCGCCCGGGAGGAGGGACGTGCACGGCTGCGCTCGGACTCCATCCGTCGGTaatccattgcgtccgcccaaatggcgcatggatccaGCGCTAGGCCGGCCGTAGCTGCCTCGCCGGAGGCCGTGCGGTTCGTCTGGCGCCCGAACACGCTGGCGGACGCGCAACCCCTCCGGTGGTGCGTCGATATTCGGGACGCACCATCGTCCCACGAGGCCATGGCATGGCGTGCCCGCCATGCAAGGCATCGGGCGCGGGAGGCgacggcagccctcgcggcagcgGACGTCGGCAAGGCGGAGTCGCATTCTTCGCCCCGTATGGCGCATCAGTTCGGGCGCCGCAACCGCATCGTGGTGGACGTCGGCGGCTCGTCCCCGGACGGATCCGTCATTGATCTGACGTCCATCGACACCGTTCGGGTTCCGGTCTCCGacaaggaagagtagggcatgggagacggcggggtcttgagtcccgtgagccggctCATGTCCCATGCCCTATCCTACCTTGCCGGCGAccggaccaacactccgaggagcgcAGCCGGCCGCCGGACATGGCCAGGGTGGAGCCGGAGCGGCGAGCGGAACCGGACGAAGCTCCGCTGAAAGATTGCtgcgttgcatgtaataatatggactTGACGTTTCTAATTTGAGGTATCCGGATGTGGAATGCGTTTTTTGAGGGGTGACCGGTCACTGCCGCGCGTCGGCGTATGAGgggtcggatttgccaagtccggctgtagatgctcttactcaGCATACTAATCACAATTTCGCAAGAACAAGAAATGTAGCTGCATGTGTCACCACTGTTTTCTCTTATAACGGACAGTTTCTGCTTGAGTTGAAGTAGTGTTAAACACAGTACCTCTAACTCCGTACTTGTTCAAAAAATCATAATAAAAAAACTGTACGTTCTTAACGTTTCTTATTTGATCATGCAGGCACTGGCTGTGGTCACTTTAGGTGACTATCAGATGGCACAAAGAATTGACACTCTTGTTGACACCGAGGAATCAAAGAGTTTCTATCTTCAGGTACGCGATATGAATGTTGGTTGATGACATATCATCTTGCTTGGCTAGttctttttttgaatatttttgctTGGCCAGTTTCACATATCTAGAGTAAAAAATATTCATCTATTGTTTCTCATATA
This region of Triticum aestivum cultivar Chinese Spring chromosome 2D, IWGSC CS RefSeq v2.1, whole genome shotgun sequence genomic DNA includes:
- the LOC123052790 gene encoding probable polyribonucleotide nucleotidyltransferase 1, chloroplastic; the protein is MLASPTTLHHLLLPAPPHLAFALPHAAPPLHAWLPLSRVAPPRVAALTHGSSCRMRRRGTRAKVVAAGGDEASSSGPTKFSVKIPVGDRHILVETGHIGRQASASVMVTDGETIVYCSVCMADTPSDPSDFFPMSVHYQERLSAAGRTSGGFFKREGRAKDHEVLVCRLIDRPLRPTMPKGFYYETQILSWVFSYDGIHSPDCVAVTAAGIAMALSEVPNKQTIAGVRIGMINDQFVVNPTTEQMEDSELDLMMAGTDSAILMIEGFCDFLTEEKLLQAVETGQVAIREICKAIDVLVQTCGKKKMVEAINLPPAELYRHVEDISGDELVKALQIKEKIPRRKALSALEEKVIMILSEQGYVSKDELSGPIENLADIVEEEDEDEVIEDGEVDEGDVHIKPVSRKPHRQLFSEVDVKLVFKEVSSKYLRRRIVEGEKRSDGRSACELRPINSQCGILPRAHGSALFTRGETQALAVVTLGDYQMAQRIDTLVDTEESKSFYLQYTFPPSSVGEVGRTGAPNRREIGHGMLAERALEPVLPAEVDFPYTIRVESTITESNGSSSMASVCGGCLALQDAGVPIKFPVAGIAMGLVLDTQEFGGDGTPLILSDITGSEDASGDMDLKVAGNEHGISAFQMDIKVVGITLPVMEQALLQARDGRKHILNEMLKCSPPPCKALSPHAPVIHVMKVKPNKVNLIIGSGGRTIKSILEETGVYAIDARDDGTVKITARGMESLEKSKNIITNLTMVPKVGEIFRNCEIKTIAPYGAFVEIAPGREGLCHISELSSSWLAKAEDAYKVGDRIDVKLIEINDKGQLRLSCKALLPDANQEPGSIKQQTSSSVKEKVVYKDDIIKMTTRRSRRKKEVEPSAAENATPKTLENSTADSP